In one window of Bradyrhizobium diazoefficiens DNA:
- a CDS encoding adenylate/guanylate cyclase domain-containing protein, which translates to MQITSRLALMNWLTGQGLTGLPENELLRGFCERCRAEGLELSRALVLIDTLHPIYEGRGFRWSDVPSNESDVIEYGSTAEGDAAKNWQRSTFFHMLEHGHDEMLVDLADAPSLDFSQLGELAENGHRHYLAFVHRFGETGALGQMDCLYSNWTTRREAGFSEPELAALRDLVPVLGLAVKSAQQVDIVRTLGRVYLGRDASEQVLRGRISRGVTERINAVLWYSDLRGSTAISESIGPDEIIPFLNDYAQAVIDAIHDAGGDVLKLIGDGVLAMFWGEDMADARRAALRAEHLSRKNVAALNVRREANGRPTTSAYIGLHVGEVFYGNIGSEDRLDFTVVGPTVNEVSRIASMSRSVDRELLASAEFYKGLDAAGRRYLVSTGRYALRGIGRAQDLYTLDPEVDASEPVTGSYERYLAN; encoded by the coding sequence ATGCAAATAACCTCGCGCCTTGCGCTGATGAACTGGCTGACCGGCCAGGGGCTCACCGGCCTGCCTGAAAACGAGCTGCTGCGCGGCTTCTGCGAGCGCTGCCGCGCCGAAGGACTGGAACTCTCTCGCGCGCTCGTGCTGATTGATACGTTGCATCCGATCTATGAGGGGCGCGGCTTTCGCTGGAGCGACGTGCCGAGTAACGAGAGCGACGTCATCGAATACGGCTCGACCGCGGAGGGGGATGCGGCCAAAAACTGGCAGCGTTCGACCTTCTTCCACATGCTCGAGCACGGCCATGACGAGATGCTGGTCGATCTTGCCGATGCTCCCTCGCTGGATTTTTCACAGCTCGGCGAGCTCGCCGAAAACGGGCACCGGCATTATCTCGCCTTCGTGCATCGCTTCGGCGAGACCGGCGCGCTCGGTCAGATGGACTGTCTCTACTCCAACTGGACGACGCGGCGGGAGGCGGGATTTAGCGAACCGGAGCTCGCCGCGCTGCGCGATCTCGTGCCGGTGCTGGGCCTCGCGGTGAAATCGGCCCAACAGGTCGACATCGTGCGCACGCTCGGCCGGGTCTATCTCGGACGCGATGCCTCCGAACAGGTGCTGCGCGGGCGCATCTCGCGCGGCGTCACCGAGCGCATCAACGCCGTGCTGTGGTATTCGGATTTGCGCGGTTCGACTGCAATCAGCGAGAGCATTGGTCCCGACGAGATCATCCCGTTCCTCAACGATTACGCCCAGGCCGTGATCGACGCGATCCACGATGCCGGCGGCGACGTGTTGAAGCTGATCGGCGATGGCGTGCTCGCGATGTTCTGGGGCGAGGATATGGCGGATGCGCGCCGCGCAGCGCTGCGCGCCGAGCACTTGTCTCGCAAGAACGTCGCGGCGCTGAACGTGCGGCGGGAGGCCAACGGCCGGCCGACGACCTCGGCCTATATCGGCCTGCATGTCGGCGAGGTCTTTTACGGCAATATCGGCAGCGAGGACCGGCTCGATTTCACGGTGGTCGGGCCGACCGTCAACGAGGTCAGTCGCATCGCCTCGATGAGCCGTTCGGTCGATCGCGAGCTCTTGGCATCGGCGGAGTTCTACAAGGGCCTCGATGCCGCCGGCCGGCGCTATCTCGTCTCCACCGGCCGCTACGCGCTGCGCGGCATCGGCCGCGCGCAGGATCTCTACACGCTCGATCCCGAAGTCGACGCGAGCGAGCCGGTGACGGGGAGCTACGAGCGGTATCTGGCGAATTAG
- a CDS encoding MFS transporter codes for MSQRQLPIILALGTTQTLAWASSYYLPALLADPMAHDLGISTNWIFGAFSASLVISAMLGPRIGRQIDLVGGRQVLSASNLTIAAGLVLLGVSQSVAVMAFAWLLLGLGMAMGLYDAAFAALGRIYGTEARRPITGITLMAGFASTVGWPLTAWGLAHIGWRDTCFAWAAANILIGLPLNFFMLPAIKGAKQAAATAERPHVPLDRTMILLAFVFAAVWTVTGAMAVHFPRILEATGATHVEAIAAGALIGPAQVVARILEAGFLSRFHPLWSTRLACLTHPIGAAVIAIFGAPAAIAFALLHGSGNGILTIARGTLPLSIFGPKDFGYRLGIIGAPARMAQAVAPLAFGLLIEIMGTRVLMVSSALSLSALAALFLIRAEKRPD; via the coding sequence ATGAGCCAGCGCCAGCTTCCCATCATCCTGGCGCTCGGCACGACGCAGACCCTGGCCTGGGCTTCCAGCTATTATTTGCCGGCCCTGCTTGCGGATCCAATGGCGCACGACCTCGGTATCTCCACCAACTGGATCTTTGGCGCGTTCTCGGCCTCGCTCGTGATCTCCGCAATGCTGGGGCCGCGTATCGGCCGGCAGATCGATCTCGTCGGCGGGCGGCAGGTGCTGTCGGCCTCGAACCTGACCATTGCCGCCGGCCTCGTGCTGCTCGGGGTCTCGCAGTCAGTGGCCGTGATGGCGTTCGCCTGGCTCTTGCTCGGCCTCGGCATGGCGATGGGGCTTTACGACGCCGCCTTCGCTGCGCTGGGCCGCATCTACGGCACCGAGGCGCGCAGGCCTATTACCGGAATCACGCTGATGGCGGGCTTCGCCTCGACGGTCGGCTGGCCCCTGACCGCCTGGGGGCTTGCCCATATCGGCTGGCGCGACACGTGTTTCGCCTGGGCCGCCGCCAACATCCTGATCGGCCTGCCTCTCAATTTCTTCATGCTGCCGGCGATCAAGGGCGCCAAGCAAGCTGCGGCAACGGCGGAGAGGCCGCACGTGCCGCTCGACCGCACCATGATCCTGCTCGCCTTCGTCTTCGCCGCAGTCTGGACCGTCACCGGCGCCATGGCCGTGCATTTCCCGCGCATCCTGGAGGCAACAGGCGCAACGCATGTCGAGGCGATCGCGGCCGGCGCGCTGATCGGACCGGCGCAGGTGGTCGCGCGCATCCTCGAAGCGGGCTTTCTGAGCCGCTTCCATCCGCTGTGGTCGACCCGGCTTGCCTGCCTTACCCACCCGATCGGAGCCGCCGTCATCGCCATCTTCGGCGCGCCTGCCGCGATCGCCTTTGCGCTGCTGCACGGCTCCGGCAACGGCATTTTGACGATTGCCCGGGGAACGTTGCCGCTGTCGATCTTCGGCCCGAAAGACTTTGGTTATCGCCTCGGCATCATCGGCGCACCGGCGCGAATGGCGCAGGCGGTGGCGCCGCTGGCCTTCGGCCTGCTCATCGAAATCATGGGAACCAGGGTGCTGATGGTCTCGTCCGCTCTCAGCCTCTCAGCGCTGGCCGCACTGTTCCTGATCCGCGCCGAGAAGCGGCCGGATTGA